The sequence GCGAGGTGCACGTGTGGATTTCCGACGACGCCCGCCGCCTGCCCCTGGCCGCCGTGGGCACGCTGGATTTGGGCGCCGTGCGCGCCACCCTCACCTCCGTCTCCCGCCCCGGCGAGAAGCGCCAGGAGGCCGGCGGAGAGGAGAACATGAAGTGGTGAGAGGCTGACGCACCGCCCGCAACCGCGCACCGTCTCCGAGAAGCCCGGGGGGCTCACCCTCCGGGCTTCTTCTATTTCCAAATATTGAAAGCGGTTTGCAAAGTCAAAATCGCGGGCGTAGGGTGCGCGGCGCTCCGATGACTGCCCGTACACCCCGACTGCTGTCGCTGCTGTTGTGTGCCCCCCTCCTGCTGTGTGCCGCGCCCGCCTGGGCCGACGAGGACGAGCCGGAGAAGGAGAAGGAAAAGGAGGAGCACCCCAAGCTGGACTTCGAGCTGGGTGGCTACGCCGACCTCCAGTTCGCGTACTTCAACCACGGAGAGAACCAGAACCGGGCGCGCGGCTCGCAGCGCGACTCGCGCCTGGCCTTCGACACCACGCGCCTGGTGCTGTCCATGGAGGCGGGCCTCGAGGAGTACGGGCTGGAGGCCGAGGCGGAGGTGGAGTTCGAGCACGCCGGCACCGGCGCCGCGCTGGAGTTGGAGTACGAGGAGTTCGGCGAGTACGAGCGGGAGGTCGACAAGGGCGGCGAGGTGCTCATCGAGGAGCTGTACCTGTCGAAGAAGCTGGGCCGCTACGCGGCGCTCACGGTGGGCCGCTTCTACGTCGCGATGGGCACGCTGTTCGAGTACTACCGCCCCACGGACTACCTGGGCACGGTGCGGGACGAGGCGGAGACGCTCATCATCCCCAACACCTGGGACGAGATGGGCGTGCAGCTCAAGTGGACGGCGCCCTGGGGCCTGCGGCTCATCGGGCAGGTGGTCAACGGGCTGGACTCCACGGGCTTCAGCTCGCAGCAGTGGGTGGTGGGCGGGCACCAGCGCCGCTTCGAGGTGGCGCGCGCCTCGGACCTGGCCTTCGTCGGCCGCGCGGACGTCGTCCGCTTCGACGGCCTCACCTTCGGCACGTCCGGCTACTACGGCAACACCACGCGCAACCGCCCCAAGCCAGACCTCATCCAGCAGTGTGAGAACGGCAATGACAACGTGGTGGCGCCGTGCGGTTACGTGTCCGCGCCGCTGGTCATCCTCGACGCGCACCTGTCGCTGCGGAAGGGCCCCTGGCGCGCGAAGGCATTGGTGATGTGGGGCCACCTGAGCAACGCGGAGCAGGTGTCCCAGCGCAACGCGCGCCTGTCCAACCTGCTCGGCGTGCTGCGCACTCCCGTCTCGGACAACGCGCTCGCCGCCTGGGCCGAGCTGGGCTTCGACGTGGCGCCGACGCTGCACCTGGGCGACGCGCACCAGCTCTTCCCCTTCGTCCGCGTGGACTACGCGGACTCCGAGTTCAACCCGCGCGCGGAGCTGTTCGACAACCCGCGCTTCCGCCGCACCGTCTACACGGTGGGCACCTCGTACACGCTCGAGGGCCTGGCGTTCGCGAAGCTCGACTTCAGCCACCGCCGCCTCGGCGCCGTCACCTTCCGGCCGGAGAACACGCTGCGCGTCTCCACCGGCTTCGTCTACTGACCCACTCGCAAGGATTCATTGCCATGCCTTCCCTTCCCCGCCCCCTTCGTTTCGCGCTGACGTCCATTGTCGCGTCCGGAGCCCTGTTCCTCAGCGCCTGTGGCGACGACAAGGACTGCTGCACCCTGCCCGAGTCCGAGGTGAAGCAGGAGCTGGTGGTGAACTTCGCGGACACGGTGGTGGTGCCCACGTACCAGAGGCTGTCCACGCGGCTGACGGAGCTGGACGCGGCGGCGCGCGCGCTGCAGGCGTCCCCCACCGCGGACAAGCTGGCTGCGGCGAAGGCGGCGTGGTTCGCCGCGCGCGTGCCCTGGGAGCAGAGCGAGGCGTTCCTCTTCGGGCCGGTGGACAGCTTCGGGTATGACCCGGCGCTGGACAGCTGGCCGGTGAACCGGACGGACCTGGACGCGGTGCTGGCCAGCAGCGACGCGCTCACCGCCGAGTACGTGCGCAACCTGCAGGAGACGCAGAAGGGCTTCCACACGGTGGAGTACCTCCTCTTCGGCGAGGGCGGCGCCAAGACGGCGGACCAGTTCACCGCGCGCCAGTTCGAGTACCTCACCGCGATTACGAACGAGCTGAAGTCCGTGGGCGCGGCGCTGGCGGGCGCGTGGACGCAGACGGTGGACGGCCGGGCGCCGTACCGTGACACGCTGGCCAACGCGGGCCAGTCCGGCAACACGGCCTACCCGTCCGTGCAGGCGGCGGCGCAGGAGATGGTGGGCGGCATCATCAACATCCTCGACGAGGTGGCGAACGGGAAGATTGCCGACCCGTACGACGCGAAGGACCCGAACCTGGTGGAGAGCCAGTTCGCGTACAACTCGCTGAGCGACTTCACCAACAACCTGCGCAGCGTGGAGAACGTGTACCAGGGCCACACGGCGGAGACGGCGGCCAAGGGCCAGACGCTGCGCGACGTGGTGGGCGCGGGCACCGACCTCGACAACACCATCACCAGCCAGATCAAGGCGGCCATCGACGCGCTGGCGAAGATTCCCGAG comes from Pyxidicoccus parkwaysis and encodes:
- a CDS encoding imelysin family protein, which translates into the protein MPSLPRPLRFALTSIVASGALFLSACGDDKDCCTLPESEVKQELVVNFADTVVVPTYQRLSTRLTELDAAARALQASPTADKLAAAKAAWFAARVPWEQSEAFLFGPVDSFGYDPALDSWPVNRTDLDAVLASSDALTAEYVRNLQETQKGFHTVEYLLFGEGGAKTADQFTARQFEYLTAITNELKSVGAALAGAWTQTVDGRAPYRDTLANAGQSGNTAYPSVQAAAQEMVGGIINILDEVANGKIADPYDAKDPNLVESQFAYNSLSDFTNNLRSVENVYQGHTAETAAKGQTLRDVVGAGTDLDNTITSQIKAAIDALAKIPEPFRDSITNAGSADDIEAAQAAIRKLHDTFQGQVLPLVTR